One Poecilia reticulata strain Guanapo linkage group LG19, Guppy_female_1.0+MT, whole genome shotgun sequence genomic window carries:
- the LOC103481125 gene encoding ubiquitin carboxyl-terminal hydrolase 31: protein MSKAVSSKEKKSFSKKLFRRSSVRSVGSFMNRVLRTLSTLSHFGTDEQAADDEKDEAALIPSTTGGSVPSDDSDCGGFPFGDKVPGVAGLKNHGNTCFMNAILQCLSNTELFAEYLALEQFRGGEASSGSSEKAKPNGAPLVQKKGSSQPQEAGEVTEQLSGLVRALWTFEYTPQHSRDFKNVVSRSALQFRGNSQHDAQEFLLWLLDRVHEDLNQIIHPVSRPPRKPPVEEEPVPEGSPLPAPGSFVQELFQAQYRSSLTCPHCQKQSNTFDPFLCISLPIPVPHTRPLYVTVVYQGKCSHCMRVGVAVPLSGTVSRLRQAVAQETKIPAQQIVLTEMYFDGFHRSFCDDDEDLEIIQESDSIFAFETPELFRPEQIRSKRGGTTSGSPHANLNQNNLKYGTDNNRISGQIPEPSTPPPQSPNKNSGQAEKIVLLVCNRACAGQQGRRFGNPFILYLERTVTWDTLQTEILEKMRHLLRPGAIVQVGPFTLRVVGVVGITYLLPQEEQPLCHPSVERAFKSCGPGGPPHVKIVVEWDKETKDYLFKRTEDEYIPDAESVRQVKEQHLQPQTCSLAQCLQLYTKEEQLAPDDAWRCPHCKQLQQGSIKLSLWTLPDILILHLKRFRQDGDRRVKMQNMVKFPLTGMDMAPHMVKRSQSSWSLPSHWSPWRRPYGMGRDPEDYLYDLYAVCNHHGTMQGGHYTAYCKNSIDGQWYCFDDSDVHPISEDDVCKQTGYILFYQRRATIPSWSANSSVGGSTSSSLCEHWISRLMGSRPPSQASSGSSRRTSLASLSESAEFAGERSEDDGLSTRPAVRGMQRQTFSSRSSIASPLVLSENGTKPSWSHSAKLQLRSNSPSRFSLESHSSPTLERIGEVVDIQPTAPSFTSSPKPEKMPGGKSALAALDTNVGTKRLIEQGRFKNVXPAEQRNLNPTGENNNTEQVSPRHGIAPKEVKQRNGSAESVGIKRTSGKTGLDGERSPRKRPPTSSTSSSSLSPASPAIDKSPSRTQSKSAASASNPKDKSSAPPKTSKGGSSRTATPSKKTSSQTTESLHPDAQQRKSGSPQTSQPQKRASNREGSEKNSAGERTRVADRSTSRESSRASAVSDRKVSHGGASSRLSAXSRAEGRSGRAVEERPAGRSSSSSSSMTSLRSSSVGVSSTSSAPSSRGPRGTSKTEDKGLSFFKTALRPKENRKPGESGKSEAKAIPEESGGDTTQRAASKKVQNAGSELHSSAKDKESSKVSGAAKNSLLPSAKSKLPEAQTPSPAATKDPAKKEPAKKTLQSRKIPINSSQTSQRSK, encoded by the exons ATGTCCAAAGCGGTCAGCAGCAAGGAGAAGAAATCCTTCAGCAAGAAGCTGTTCCGGAGGAGCTCGGTCCGATCCGTGGGGAGCTTCATGAACAGAGTCCTCCGGACCCTGTCCACGCTCTCCCACTTCGGAACCGACGAGCAGGCCGCCGACGACGAGAAGGACGAGGCGGCTTTGATACCGAGCACCACCGGAGGCTCCGTCCCGTCCGACGACAGCGACTGCGGGGGGTTCCCCTTCGGGGACAAGGTGCCCGGTGTCGCCGGGCTCAAGAACCACGGTAACACCTGCTTCATGAACGCCATCCTGCAGTGCCTGAGCAACACGGAGCTGTTCGCGGAGTACCTGGCTCTGGAGCAGTTCCGGGGGGGAGAGGcgagcagcggcagcagcgaGAAGGCGAAGCCCAACGGGGCGCCGCTGGTCCAGAAGAAGGGGAGCAGCCAGCCGCAGGAGGCGGGAGAGGTGACGGAGCAGCTGTCCGGCCTGGTCCGGGCTCTCTGGACCTTCGAGTACACACCGCAGCACAGCAGGGACTTCAAG AACGTCGTGTCGAGGAGCGCCCTGCAGTTCAGAGGGAACTCCCAACACGACGCGCAGGAGTTCCTCCTCTGGCTGCTGGACAGAGTCCACGAAGACCTCAACCAGATCATCCACCCGGTCAGCAGACCCCCCAGGAAG CCTCCAGTAGAGGAAGAACCGGTTCCTGAAGGATCTCCGCTGCCAGCGCCTGGATCTTTTGTTCAGGAACTGTTTCAGGCTCAATACAG GTCTTCACTGACTTGTCCTCACTGCCAGAAACAGAGCAACACGTTCGATCCTTTCCTCTGCATCTCACTGCCAATCCCAGTACCTCACACCCG GCCTCTGTACGTGACGGTGGTGTACCAAGGGAAGTGTTCTCACTGCATGCGGGTCGGGGTGGCCGTGCCGCTGTCGGGCACCGTGTCCAGACTGCGGCAAGCCGTGGCCCAGGAGACCAAGATCCCCGCCCAACAG ATCGTCCTCACTGAGATGTACTTCGATGGCTTCCACCGCTCCTTCTGCGACGACGACGAAGACCTGGAGATCATTCAGGAGAGCGACTCCATCTTCGCTTTCGAGACGCCTGAGCTGTTCAGGCCGGAGCAGATCCGGTCCAAACGGGGCGGGACCACATCAG GGAGCCCACATGCAAACCTCAATCAGAACAACCTGAAGTACGGGACGGACAACAACAGGATCTCGGGCCAGATTCCAGAGCCCAGCACGCCGCCGCCTCAGAGCCCCAACAAGAACAGCGGCCAGGCGGAGAAGATCGTGCTGCTGGTGTGCAACCGGGCCTGCGCCGGACAGCAGGGGCGCAG GTTTGGGAATCCCTTTATCCTCTACTTGGAGCGCACAGTGACGTGGGACACGCTGCAGACAGAGATTCTGGAGAAGATGCGGCATCTTTTGCGTCCCGGCGCCATCGTTCAG GTGGGGCCCTTCACTTTGCGTGTGGTGGGAGTGGTGGGAATCACATACCTACTGCCTCAGGAGGAGCAGCCGCTCTGCCATCCCTCTGTGGAGAG GGCTTTCAAGTCCTGCGGCCCAGGAGGTCCACCTCATGTCAAGATCGTTGTCGAATGGGACAAGGAGACAAAAGACTA TCTGTTCAAGAGGACGGAGGACGAGTACATCCCGGATGCGGAGAGCGTGCGTCAGGTGAAGGAGCAGCATCTGCAGCCGCAGACCTGTTCGCTGGCCCAGTGCTTACAGCTGTACACCAAAGAGGAGCAG CTCGCCCCGGATGATGCGTGGAGATGTCCGCACTGCAAGCAGCTCCAGCAGGGCAGCATCAAGCTGAGTCTGTGGACGCTGCCAGACATCCTCATACTTCACCTCAAGCGCTTCAGACAG GACGGGGATCGGCGCGTGAAGATGCAGAACATGGTGAAGTTCCCTCTCACAGGCATGGACATGGCGCCACACATGGTGAAGAGGAGCCAGAGCAGCTGGAGTCTCCCGTCCCATTGGTCGCCGTGGAGACGGCCCTACGGCATGGGCCGGGACCCCGAGGACTACCTGTACGACCTGTACGCCGTGTGCAACCATCACGGCACCATGCAGGGGGGGCACTACACAG CTTACTGTAAGAACTCCATCGACGGCCAGTGGTATTGCTTCGACGACAGCGACGTTCATCCCATTTCTGAAGACGATGTGTGCAAGCAGACGGGTTACATCCTGTTTTATCAAAGACGAGCAACCATCCCGTCCTGGTCTGCCAACAGCTCAGTTGGAG GTTCCACCAGCTCCTCTCTGTGTGAGCACTGGATCAGTCGGCTGATGGGAAGCCGTCCTCCCAGCCAGGCCTCGTCTGGTTCCTCAAGGCGCACCTCTCTGGCGTCTCTGTCCGAGTCCGCAGAGTTTGCCGGGGAACGGAGCGAGGATGACG GCCTTTCGACCCGACCAGCCGTCAGAGGCATGCAGAGGCAAACSTTCTCGTCACGATCGTCTATTGCCAGCCCTCTTGTTCTGAGTGAAAATGGCACAAAGCCATCCTGGTCTCACTCAGCCAAGCTCCAGCTCCGCTCCAACTCTCCCTCACGTTTTTCCCTGGAGTCCCATTCCTCTCCGACTCTGGAGCGGATCGGAGAGGTGGTTGATATCCAGCCRACAGCCCCGAGTTTCACCAGTTCACCTAAGCCAGAGAAAATGCCAGGAGGGAAGTCGGCCCTCGCTGCATTGGACACTAATGTGGGAACTAAGAGGCTAATAGAGCAGGGGCGCTTCAAGAACGTGKTACCGGCAGAGCAGAGGAACTTGAACCCAACAGGGGAAAACAACAACACRGAGCAGGTCAGTCCTCGACATGGAATAGCCCCAAAGGAGGTGAAGCAAAGAAACGGGAGTGCAGAAAGTGTTGGCATCAAAAGGACCTCAGGCAAGACTGGGTTGGATGGTGAAAGAAGTCCCAGGAAACGGCCTCCCACTTCCTCAACGTCCTCCAGCTCTCTTTCCCCTGCGTCTCCAGCCATCGACAAGTCACCGTCTCGAACGCAGTCCAAGAGCGCAGCATCCGCCTCAAACCCCAAGGACAAAAGCTCTGCGCCGCCTAAAACAAGCAAGGGAGGTTCCTCAAGAACAGCGACGCCTTCCAAGAAAACATCTTCCCAAACCACAGAGTCATTACATCCTGACGCGCAGCAGAGGAAGAGCGGCTCTCCGCAGACCTCACAGCCCCAGAAGAGGGCKTCAAACAGAGAGGGGAGCGAGAAAAACTCAGCTGGGGAAAGGACTAGAGTAGCAGACAGAAGCACTAGTCGGGAGTCTTCGCGGGCGAGCGCCGTGTCGGATCGGAAGGTCAGCCATGGGGGGGCTTCCTCCAGGCTGAGTGCGGYGAGTCGAGCTGAAGGCAGGTCAGGTAGAGCTGTGGAGGAGAGGCCAGCRGGCcggagctccagcagcagctcttctATGACCAGTCTCCGATCCTCAAGCGTTGGGGTTTCCTCCACCAGTTCAGCTCCATCATCAAGGGGACCCAGAGGGACCAGCAAGACAGAGGACAAAGGTCTGTCCTTCTTCAAAACCGCTCTGAGGCCCAAGGAGAACCGCAAACCAGGCGAGAGCGGGAAATCGGAGGCAAAAGCAATCCCAGAAGAAAGTGGCGGGGACACAACCCAGCGAGCGGCGAGCAAGAAAGTTCAGAATGCGGGTTCAGAACTGCACAGTTCAGCCAAAGATAAGGAATCCTCTAAAGTATCCGGTGCAGCTAAAAactctctgctgccctctgcaaAATCCAAGCTCCCCGAAGCACAAACCCCGTCTCCAGCCGCCACGAAGGACCCGGCGAAGAAAGAGCCGGCTAAAAARACACTGCAGTCCAGGAAGATCCCAATCAATTCCTCACAAACTAGCCAGAGGTCCAAGTGA